The Paenibacillus sp. 481 DNA window TAAGCGGACGATTACCCGTTTTCTTGAATCGTTGGCGCGATTGTTCTCGCCGCTGCTGTAGTATACACGATACAGTTAAGACTATAGATAAGGTACACATTCTGGCAGGGGATGTCTCGTCGTCATTTTGCAATGGCTATTGAGACATCCCCTCTTGATATTGTGCGAGCGTATGTGGCGAGCGGGATGTCCTGTACGTTGTCGAAGGATAAAAGATATTTAAAATTGTTGTTCAAACAAATTGGAATACATTGACGGAAGTCGTCGTTTGTGGCATCATAAACTTGTCTATGTTTATGAGAACGATTTTCATTATCCCTCATTTATTTTCATCTATTTTCAAGTGCTAAGTTACATAAGTGAGCGATAAGATGATTCATATATACGCCAACAATACGAACAGAACGGGTAAGGGGGAACGAGGACCATGTCTACGTTAACGACACAGTCTCTGACATTATCTTATGGTGATTCCAATATTATCGAAGATTTGTCATTAAACATTCCGGAAGGTAAAATTACGGTACTTATCGGCAGCAACGGATGTGGTAAATCGACATTGCTTCGCTCGCTTGCGCGGTTGTTGAAGCCGAAGCAAGGTTCGGTATTGTTGGATGGCAAAGATATTCACCGTACGTCCACGAAAGAAGTGGCGCGTCGCATGGCTATTTTGCCGCAAGGGCCTACTGCGCCAGAAGGATTAACGGTGCTTCAACTCGTGAAGCAAGGACGTTTTCCTTATCAATCGTGGCTGAATCAATGGTCGGCAGAGGACGAGCGACTCGTTCGCCAAGCGTTAGAAGTGACGGGATTGACTGACTTGGCTGACCGTCCTGTGGATGCGTTGTCAGGTGGTCAACGCCAACGAGCATGGATAGCGATGACACTAGCGCAAAACACTGATGTTCTGTTGCTGGATGAGCCTACAACATATTTGGATATGACGCACCAGATCGAGATTCTTGATTTGCTGTATGAATTGAATCTTACAGAAGGCCGCACCATTATTATGGTGCTGCACGATTTGAACTTAGCATGCCGATATGCCCATCATATCGTAGCTGTGCGTGAGCGCACGGTCTATGTAGAAGGGGCACCGGAAGATGTGCTGACGCCGCAAATGGTAAAGGACGTATTCAGCATGGAATGCGTCGTCTGCTTTGACCCTCTGTTTGGCACACCGATGTGTGTGCCACGTGGCAAAGGCCGCGTTTGCGCAGAGAACTGTGAGCTTAGAGACGATTGCAGCTCTCCAGACAAGGTGAAGCTGCGTTTTCCGGCAAGCACGGCTGTATAAATACAATAAGGCTGCTCCACATATGTGGAGCAGCCTTATTACGATTATTGCATAATAACATTCGGTATGCTGCCATGCTCCAGAATGGATTCCAATGCTGTCGGCACGGGCTGGCCATTCGGATCGATGAGAAAAAACTGTTTCCCGTACTCCATGGCGTAGCGCCGGAGCAGGGCGTGGAATTTCGGCTCATCGTGTTGCAGCATCATCCGGTTCAGCTCAAAAACAACGACTTTCACCTGCTCCCTTATGATCGTCTCCATCCCAGCAAAAGCGTGATACTCTCCACCTTCAATGTCTATTTTCAGAAAATCAACCTTATCAACACCCAGTTGCTTCAAATGCGTATCCAGTGCTACACCTTGTACAGACACCGTTTTAATATCGTCCCGATAATGATGATGATACTCCTCATTATGCTGTTGAAGCGAGCTGTTGCCCATATAGCGGTAGGAGGCCTGAAAATGAATCAGCTCGTCTCTAGAGTAGACCGCATAAGGAAACGTAAGCGCACGATCATGCATCGTGTTTAAGGATAAATTATGTTCTAAGTAGCGATGCATGTCTGGGTGGGCCTCATAAGCGTATACACGTCCGCTCGGACCTACTAGATGACTAAGTAGCACGGAGAAGTAGCCGATGTTGGCACCGACATCAACCACAGTTTGACCAGGTTGCACATGATCGTGCAAATATTTCGTTAAAGGCCATTCCATAGAACCGTGCATGACTAGCTCAGGTGTAATGCTTAAATCGTCGGCAGGGGCTATCAGTTTCCCTCCATATGCCGCCTTAATGAGCATTCGGTTGCTGCCGATATAAACACCGTTCATGTTAATCACCTCACTACATAAATGTAGTAGGGTTGTTAGTCATTCATGCATGGCGATTCACAATGGGACAAGCTATTGGAAAAATAAGACTACATTCGGTAAACTTATAAGTAAGGGAGCATGATTCATGTATTCATTCACTTATAAAGGAGAAGGAAGCGATGAACAAGAAGCTAGTGGCACTACTTGTAGCAAGTCTGCTCGTTATGGCACCCCAAATGGCTCTGGCCGGAAGCTTTAAAATGCTGAATCAACAACATGATATAGGTGACATCTTCGGAAGCGCGACGAAGGCACTAATTGATGAGTATGAAATCCCATTGTATGAGCATCCGACGGGAGGCAAAGTATTATTAAAAGATTTAGCCCAATATGGATTTGATATTCATATTGGTGATAACGATACGCAATTTGTACGCGTGAAGCGCATTGCGAATAAAGACGTCGAAGGGGTAGTTGTACCTGCCGTTGCCGTGGGCAGTAAGATCGGGGATTTGCAAGCCTCAAATTGGTCTGTGCAGTTAGGGAATCGTGCTGTAGTCTCTTACCTTATTAAGGGGAGTACAGCCATTAACTTTAAAGACTTGAGCGTGTTCGGCGACATTCAATATGACGCAACAGCAAAAACCTTGCAATTGACGTTGAACAATGAATCGTATGAAGGTCCGGCCGGTGTTGAGCTGAAGCTAGAAGCCGTAAAGAACAATACAGAACATCTGATTAAAGAAGCGCAAGTCGTACATTTTTTTTATCATGCTGGAAAGAAGCAAGTAAGAACTGAGAAGGAGACAGTGCGTCACATTGAAAGTGGGAAAGAAGTGAAGTTTGACAACGAGGCGACATGGTCAAAGTATAAAGATGAAATGAAACACATTTTTTATATGGGGGCAAGTGTTGAGCATTATAAGGATCACGAAATGAAGGTTGTTTCGAATCCGCAATTCGAACAGGATAGCACGTACTATAAGACGAAGTACAAACAGAATCTGACCTATTATGTGGAGCTTGATGCGAAGTTGTTTCAACAATATTTAGACACAGAGTTCAAAAAAAATAAGTATGGCCCGATCAAAATTACACGTGCGATAGTCGAACAAGTGAATGATGCGAATGTGAAGCAAGCCGTAATCGACCATATTAATTTGTCGCACAAAACGGTGAAATCGTTCGAGGTTGCGCTGCGTTTCTATGATAAACATAACAAGCTAGTGACAGAAAAAGAGACGAAGTATGAGTCGTTTTTTGGCGTTGTGAACAATGGAGATGTTGCACGGGGAGACAGAGGGCGCTCGTACTGGGAGCTGATGACTTATAGTAACGCGGTCGTCAAAATGAGTGTGGAAGTGACCAAGGTTGTGTATCAGGACGGCACGGTGTGGAAATCAAAATAATATCGCAAAATAAGTAAGACACCGTCCTTAGTGCATAAGGGAGGTGTCTTACTCATTAACATGGGATATTTAAAGAGGTTGCAAAGATGTGTTGTTCGTTATGTTGATTCACAAAAATTACACGGAATCAAATTAATCCGATAGTGTGAAAGTTGGTGTATTATTTAATTTGGATATAACTTAATCGGCTGTGTTTATTCGCAGTAAACTCAGCCTTATTCCTCACATACAAACGGATCACCAACTTCGAAAAAAAGCTTCCAATCGAAACCTAGAACTTGTCCGATATTTTTAGCTACTTGGACACTCGGATCGCGTCTTCCACGCTCTATGTTAGAGTAGGAGCTACGCTGAATCATCGACATTTTTGCTACTTCGATTTGAGTTCTAGATCCTCGGTAGTGGATTAGCCATTTACGCGGCTGTTTCATTGTAAAACCTCCTTTACTCTTTTTTTAGTACATACGGCCTTTTGACACTGTAAAATGTAGATGTCTAATTGTTGGCTAAGTTGTACTACAGGATCAGCGGTTAAGCTGTGATGCTCTTGTACAGCTTGTGCTAGCTGCTTTTGTAGGTTGTTCATTTTGTACAACAGAGAGGTATGACCGTCGTATTGTGAAAAAGTCATCAGCTTATCACCTCGTGTATTTAAGCTCGTCGTCTATCTTTTAACGGTAGTGTATAACGCCGTGCGCGGGCTTCCTTTTTTTAACTTTACATGCTCGATGATAGGGGAGATAGCAAAAATAGGGCATAAAAAAGTGCTTGCATGATGCCAAGCACTGGCGAAATTCTTATGCTAATGAAATGGAGTTGTTATTACTCTATCAGCTTAGTAAATGGACTTGAGCACCCACAAAAGCTAAACACCCAGCTTATGTTATGTGTGAAAATAGAAAAGCGCCCTGCATTGTGTAAGGCGCTCACATTATTATTGGTGCCAAGGATGATCATTGAAGAGGAATACGGAATCCGGTTCGAACATACCAAGCGGCAAAGTAAGAAAGAAAACAGTTAATAGTAATGATTTAATAACTTTCATGGTAATCCTCCCTCTATATATTTTCAGGATGACAATAAACGGAACGAAGTTTCTTTAGAATTAAATTGTCTAGAATACTACTGTTATTGATTTGAAGATCTAGTATTAGACCAATGCAAAGACGTTCATTTTTACTATCATCTACTTTTGCATACTTCAGGGCGCTTTCCAAATAACAATTAGCACCTTCTATTATTTCTCCCATTGCAACTTGGTAATCCCCTTTTAATTTATAAAAGAGAGCTAGTTCTGATTGTTTATAGGGTGAAGTGTACGAGAAAGAAGTGATTTTTTCTTCAAAAGTTAATAATTTTTCAATTTCGAGTAGATTATTCATTTTTTGTTGCAATTTAATAAGCTTATTTACTACATGAAGCAATGAATTTTCGCTAACTTTTTCTAGTAATTCATTAAATAAAGATATGGCAAGTGCGGTGTTGCCTTTTTTGTCATGTAAAGTTGCTGTTGTGACTTTAACATGTTCCTTAACATGTTTATAGGTATATGTATCGTACAGTTTTAAATATTCTTCAGCTTTTTCATAATTACCTAAACGCTCATAGGAGTCGCACATTATACCAATTGCATCTGCTTTGGTTTGACCTTGAAAATCATTTTGAGCAACAATTACACTACACAATTCGATACTTTCTTGAAATAGTCTCAAATTATAGGAGTGTACGCCTAATTTGTAATGCAACATTATGCGCTCTTCGGTAGATAAAAAATGAGAATAGGGAAGGATATAACGCCCATTGTAATACGTTGCTTTTAATTTGGTGAAATCGTTTCGTTCAATTAGATAAGATTGTAATTGCCCTTTCGCTATATACGGCATCACGCCGTGGTCACGTGCATAGCTAACAATCGATTGAAACAAGGAAAGTTTTAATGCGGGATCAGCTTTGCAAGTAGAAGTCGTATTGTACAGTCGCTCAATCGAATCGTAACTATCTTCATTTGGGGATTCCAAATATTTAAGGGCTACTTTGGAAGTTAATGAAATATTACCTGTCGGGATCGTGTCTTCAAGAATTAAGAATAGTGTATCGGACTTTTGGTCAGCACAAATATAATATTCAACTGTTTCCTCAAAGGGGATGTTCATGGCATTAGCAATACGCTGAACGGTAACGAATTCAGGTCGCTTGATCTCCCCATTTTCAATTCTTGTTATGCTTGTTCGATGAACCCCAGACATTTCTTGTAGTTGGTGGACAGATATACCTGTATCTATTCTGCGTTGTCTAAGGAGATCGCCTATAGTTGAATATAGTAGCGAACCCGAGGACATAGTTGTTCCCTCCTCAAAACGTAGTGATATTTGTATTTTATAGTACCATGTATTTCCTATTTGGTAAATTAGCTTTGATTAAATTAAATAGAAATGAAAGAGTTTTCTTTTTTTAGTATTTTAACCGGAATTACGTGTAGCACATGGAAAAATAAATATATGGCTGACGGATGGTACTTTGTCGCGTTTTTACGTACAATATGAGTGGAATGTAGTTATTGGGAGGACGAAGCGGAGGAGAATCGGTATGAAGTATCGCAGCGTATTTGACATCATCGGACCGATTATGGTGGGGCCTTCAAGCTCTCATACAGCAGGAGCGGCAAAAATCGGGAGATTGGCACGCAGCATATTCGGCAAGCAACCTAAGCAGGTGGACGTATTTTTGTATGGATCTTTTGCGGAGACGCATAAAGGGCATGCAACAGACGTTGCGCTTATTGCGGGTGTGCTTGATTTTGATACAGATGATGACCGTTTGCCGCAAGCGTTGGTGCTGGCGGAGCAAGCAGGTGTTGAGGTTAAGTTCTTTATCGAGGATGCGGTTCCAGAGCATCCAAATACGGCACGCATCCGTTTGATTGATGGGGGAGAGCAATTAGAGGTTGTCGGCATTTCGATCGGCGGCGGTAAGGTTGAGATCGTTGAGTTGAACGGGTTTGAATTGCGTTTGTCTGGCGCGTGCCCAGCTATTCTGATTTTGAATCATGATCGTTATGGGGTTATTGCTGGGGTTACGCAAATTTTGAGCCGTGAAGAGGTTAATATCGGCCATATGGAAGTGTCCCGTAAAGAAAAAGGGCAGATGGCGCTGATGGTTATCGAGACGGATGATCGCATTGCCGAGCAAGTAATTAATGAAATTCGTGATCTGACAGGGGTAAGCCGCGTGCTACGGATGGAAGATTAGGAAGTAGAGA harbors:
- a CDS encoding ABC transporter ATP-binding protein; this translates as MSTLTTQSLTLSYGDSNIIEDLSLNIPEGKITVLIGSNGCGKSTLLRSLARLLKPKQGSVLLDGKDIHRTSTKEVARRMAILPQGPTAPEGLTVLQLVKQGRFPYQSWLNQWSAEDERLVRQALEVTGLTDLADRPVDALSGGQRQRAWIAMTLAQNTDVLLLDEPTTYLDMTHQIEILDLLYELNLTEGRTIIMVLHDLNLACRYAHHIVAVRERTVYVEGAPEDVLTPQMVKDVFSMECVVCFDPLFGTPMCVPRGKGRVCAENCELRDDCSSPDKVKLRFPASTAV
- a CDS encoding FkbM family methyltransferase; translation: MNGVYIGSNRMLIKAAYGGKLIAPADDLSITPELVMHGSMEWPLTKYLHDHVQPGQTVVDVGANIGYFSVLLSHLVGPSGRVYAYEAHPDMHRYLEHNLSLNTMHDRALTFPYAVYSRDELIHFQASYRYMGNSSLQQHNEEYHHHYRDDIKTVSVQGVALDTHLKQLGVDKVDFLKIDIEGGEYHAFAGMETIIREQVKVVVFELNRMMLQHDEPKFHALLRRYAMEYGKQFFLIDPNGQPVPTALESILEHGSIPNVIMQ
- a CDS encoding helix-turn-helix transcriptional regulator, whose protein sequence is MKQPRKWLIHYRGSRTQIEVAKMSMIQRSSYSNIERGRRDPSVQVAKNIGQVLGFDWKLFFEVGDPFVCEE
- a CDS encoding aspartyl-phosphate phosphatase Spo0E family protein is translated as MTFSQYDGHTSLLYKMNNLQKQLAQAVQEHHSLTADPVVQLSQQLDIYILQCQKAVCTKKRVKEVLQ
- a CDS encoding helix-turn-helix domain-containing protein; the encoded protein is MSSGSLLYSTIGDLLRQRRIDTGISVHQLQEMSGVHRTSITRIENGEIKRPEFVTVQRIANAMNIPFEETVEYYICADQKSDTLFLILEDTIPTGNISLTSKVALKYLESPNEDSYDSIERLYNTTSTCKADPALKLSLFQSIVSYARDHGVMPYIAKGQLQSYLIERNDFTKLKATYYNGRYILPYSHFLSTEERIMLHYKLGVHSYNLRLFQESIELCSVIVAQNDFQGQTKADAIGIMCDSYERLGNYEKAEEYLKLYDTYTYKHVKEHVKVTTATLHDKKGNTALAISLFNELLEKVSENSLLHVVNKLIKLQQKMNNLLEIEKLLTFEEKITSFSYTSPYKQSELALFYKLKGDYQVAMGEIIEGANCYLESALKYAKVDDSKNERLCIGLILDLQINNSSILDNLILKKLRSVYCHPENI
- the sdaAB gene encoding L-serine ammonia-lyase, iron-sulfur-dependent subunit beta produces the protein MKYRSVFDIIGPIMVGPSSSHTAGAAKIGRLARSIFGKQPKQVDVFLYGSFAETHKGHATDVALIAGVLDFDTDDDRLPQALVLAEQAGVEVKFFIEDAVPEHPNTARIRLIDGGEQLEVVGISIGGGKVEIVELNGFELRLSGACPAILILNHDRYGVIAGVTQILSREEVNIGHMEVSRKEKGQMALMVIETDDRIAEQVINEIRDLTGVSRVLRMED